In one Drosophila pseudoobscura strain MV-25-SWS-2005 chromosome X, UCI_Dpse_MV25, whole genome shotgun sequence genomic region, the following are encoded:
- the laza gene encoding putative phosphatidate phosphatase — translation MNSSEAKLLRIDSESALSTMRTFKRGFFCSDLTIRYPYHECTISVLMLLVLQLLLPMLLISVVEIMRICKRFRMRLYLRNLWRSQATFSFGFIATFLTTELAKHVVGRLRPHFYQACQPRLNDGTSCSDPQNADLYVEQFYCSNRNISARQIRELHVSFPSAHSSLSFYSMCLLAFYVHSVWQGRGSIRVLRHILQFLLLMAALCVSLSRVADYWHHWSDVLAGAVLGVVYAAITAIYVGDMLRPQRPRTGVPCPTALGYSSGCHHHHLHQLMAENNNSTTSTKVHFLAAAPSATMTTTTPLDDIHNSNSNSNSNSNSDTDDDEDDDDVYKPPTSRTSTTPSPSALDLPNVV, via the coding sequence atgaattcaAGTGAGGCAAAGCTACTCCGAATCGACTCCGAAAGTGCACTATCCACCATGCGAACGTTTAAGCGAGGCTTCTTCTGCTCGGACCTGACCATCCGCTATCCCTACCACGAGTGCACCATCTcggtgctgatgctgctggtgctgcagctgctcctgccgATGCTCCTCATCAGCGTGGTGGAGATCATGCGGATCTGCAAGCGCTTCCGCATGCGGCTCTACCTGCGCAACCTGTGGCGCTCCCAGGCCACGTTCAGCTTCGGCTTCATCGCCACCTTCCTGACCACGGAGCTGGCCAAGCATGTGGTGGGGCGGCTGCGGCCCCACTTCTACCAGGCCTGCCAGCCGCGCCTGAACGACGGCACCAGCTGCTCGGACCCCCAGAACGCCGACCTGTACGTGGAGCAGTTCTACTGCTCCAATCGCAACATCTCGGCCCGCCAAATCCGCGAGCTGCACGTGAGCTTCCCGAGCGCCCACAGCAGTCTCAGCTTCTACTCCATGTGCCTGCTGGCCTTCTACGTGCACAGTGTGTGGCAGGGACGGGGCAGCATTCGAGTGCTGCGACACATTCTCCAGTTCCTCCTACTAATGGCCGCCCTGTGTGTCTCGCTCAGCCGCGTGGCCGACTACTGGCACCACTGGTCCGACGTTCTGGCCGGCGCCGTCCTGGGCGTTGTCTATGCCGCGATCACCGCCATCTATGTGGGcgacatgctgcggccccagCGGCCCCGCACTGGGGTGCCCTGCCCCACCGCCCTCGGGTacagcagcggctgccacCACCATCACCTCCACCAGTTGATGGCCGAGAATAATAATTCAACCACATCCACCAAGGTGCACTTTCTGGCCGCGGCCCCCTCTGCCACGATGACAACCACCACGCCGCTGGACGACATCCACAATTCAAATTCGAATTcaaattccaattccaattccgataccgatgacgatgaggatgacgatgatgtcTATAAGCCGCCCACATCGCGGACATCGACAACGCCGTCACCCTCTGCACTCGACTTGCCAAATGTCGTCTAA
- the LOC4812630 gene encoding cilia- and flagella-associated protein 45 — protein sequence MPCFSASNVRFVSAESQLKEKCQELRSRARAQTAAYRPPPGGFRPSTSSHACVSFRRPFDQSAAYDQKQLKQNERERKRNQGSKHIVLRPNDLRRLKDQGRVVTVPEKLQEIDQKEEDHRQQLQLVEETRRRYKAIDKARQAMAGEDKISSVDTEILEEKGSVLSRAFLAKQEQEEEVKQINRMILDAKCKAVREAQIQEKHLLAKALREDDERLARMVNEQARKALSAEDERERLEIEKRAKYAQEIRQQLTERENLRYLEAKRVAEEAKDIRKATELVREEEERQRNFVHMRKQRFREELQRIRDMSNVFKTMLTEQERLADLRVMAYMREKQEKERQLKELKRLAKKEFERRQQRIFTVAAEAMETRHTNEELKYLKERDRVEREYRQREKDAAMAKRETERDLLESRAQQAQEMKHRLALEIAHAEEEFNKVMDRMREEEDKQKALDRQRDSQRQVYRKDLKQQMTDKAEERRRLAKIEAARVQKWLDQEQQRDTNIKQVISSKIAAMRENCLPEKYLKEVEKQLKNIQGSRNRIR from the coding sequence ATGCCGTGCTTCTCCGCCTCCAATGTACGGTTCGTCAGCGCCGAGTCGCAGCTGAAGGAGAAGTGCCAGGAGCTGCGGTCGCGGGCCAGGGCGCAGACGGCCGCGTACCGTCCGCCGCCGGGGGGGTTTCGGCCCTCCACCTCCAGCCATGCCTGTGTCTCCTTCCGGAGGCCCTTCGACCAGTCGGCGGCCTACGACCAGAAGCAGCTTAAGCAGAACGAACGCGAGAGGAAGCGCAACCAGGGATCGAAGCACATCGTGCTGCGACCCAACGATCTGCGGCGACTGAAGGACCAGGGCAGGGTGGTGACCGTGCCGGAGAAGCTGCAGGAGATCGATcagaaggaggaggaccaccgccagcagctccagctggtGGAGGAGACCAGGAGGCGCTACAAGGCCATCGATAAGGCGCGACAGGCAATGGCCGGAGAGGACAAGATCAGCAGCGTGGACACCGAAATTCTGGAGGAGAAGGGCTCGGTGCTGAGTCGCGCCTTCCTGGccaagcaggagcaggaggaggaggtgaaGCAGATCAATCGCATGATTCTCGATGCCAAGTGCAAGGCGGTGAGGGAGGCCCAGATCCAGGAGAAGCATCTGCTGGCCAAGGCCCTGCGGGAGGACGACGAGCGCCTGGCCCGGATGGTCAACGAGCAGGCGCGCAAGGCCCTGAGCGCCGAGGATGAGCGGGAGCGGCTGGAGATCGAGAAGCGGGCCAAGTACGCCCAGGAGATCCGGCAGCAGCTGACCGAGCGCGAGAACCTTCGCTACCTGGAGGCCAAGCGGGTGGCCGAGGAGGCCAAGGACATCCGCAAGGCCACCGAGCTTGTgcgcgaggaggaggagcgccaGCGCAACTTTGTCCACATGCGCAAGCAGCGCTTCCGCGAGGAGCTGCAGCGGATCCGCGACATGTCCAATGTGTTCAAGACCATGCTGACGGAGCAGGAGCGGCTGGCCGACCTCCGGGTGATGGCCTACATGCGCGagaagcaggagaaggagcgcCAGCTGAAGGAGCTGAAGCGGCTGGCCAAGAAGGAGTTCGAGCGCCGACAGCAGCGCATCTTCACGGTGGCCGCCGAGGCCATGGAGACGCGCCACACCAACGAGGAGCTCAAGTACTTGAAGGAGCGCGACCGTGTGGAGCGCGAGTACCGGCAGCGGGAGAAGGACGCGGCCATGGCCAAGCGGGAGACGGAGCGGGACCTGCTCGAGTCGCGCGCCCAGCAGGCCCAGGAGATGAAGCACCGCCTGGCCCTGGAGATCGCCCACGCCGAGGAGGAGTTCAACAAGGTGATGGACCGCATgcgcgaggaggaggacaagCAGAAGGCGCTCGACCGCCAGCGCGACTCCCAGCGCCAGGTCTACCGCAAGGACCTCAAGCAGCAGATGACCGACAAGGCGGAGGAGCGCCGTCGCCTGGCCAAAATCGAGGCCGCTCGCGTCCAGAAGTGGCTCGACCAGGAGCAACAGCGCGACACCAACATCAAGCAGGTGATCAGCTCCAAGATCGCGGCCATGCGGGAGAACTGCTTGCCCGAGAAGTACTTGAAGGAGGTGGAGAAGCAGCTGAAGAACATCCAGGGCTCGCGCAATCGGATACGCTGA